The Solanum lycopersicum chromosome 8, SLM_r2.1 DNA segment aattattaatcataCTAAAAGtttgttataattttcattcgcgactaacattatacattaattgcATGAGCTGACTTAAAGTCTGTATATttagtcacgtttgtatatatataattcgctaaaatatacaaatacatatgtatagtatacaattatttagcctatatatttatagaattcacctatctcccactctctgccctctctcgctcgtctttctcctccttctcccgatatctctcccactctctgccctctctcaatctcatttgtcatatatacaaatgtatatgtataatatacaattgtatacatacaattcacctctctcccactctctatcctctctcgctcgcctctctcctccttttctcaatctcgctcgcctctctccatCATATAGCATGTAgctatgaattataattatcaaactataattGTGGAGAGTAGTTAGGTTATTATTAAGTGGCGTAAAAGTTTCCCTACTATCTATGAGTTCTATTTGTGAATtgaatttctaatttattatttgtgaattgaatttctattttgtttcaacTAGCTATTAATGGGAGTAGAGGTACGAAATCGAATCGAAAAtcgaattaaattataaattgaaaaaaatttgactagtgatttgatattgaaaaataaaacccGATTATATTCGGATTGGTTTGATTTCAACTAAAAAACAACCGAGATTAAACCAAcctgatattatatatataatttttaaaattttattatataagtaaaagtatttactttgatataatttttaaatatttcatatattttttcatagtttttatcttttaatatatttatttcatgtttgaaaaatataattttatcttcaattttaacttcataaatttcaaacaaagtaaaaatatttgaaatttataattaaacactacttaaaataatcaatatatgatatatatatatatatacacaataaaaacaaataatattttcaatagtGAAACTGATAATAATTAATCACTATGTACAAAACTAgtgtataataaatattatcttaACACAAATGATTCAGTATTCAGAACTCGAATTTAATACTTTAAATCACTTTACTATGATATTTGTTGGTTACTTTTCGGTGGTTAATTAACCCCTCACCACAGTGaacttttgattattttttttaaaaaaaatgtcatgtCAAGTAAAgtgaaaaatggaaaaagattGGGGTCCTTTTGGTAATTTAGAAGTAGATTCTGGTACTTATATTATCTGTCACAGACGGAGAAAAACTACTTGTGCAGACTTCAAGTAGACAAATCCATAAAGGCATTTTTGATGGAGAGAGAACAAAACAATGGCATTTTTTAAGGTATCTCTTTTAATTATACACAAAATGAATTCTTAATgtaataaaaagaaatcaaagaCACCAGCTGGATATGGTAAACAAACAAGTAAACGTTActtaaacttttcaaaaatatgattaaactagtttgaattctcaaaaattacatatttataaagAATTTGACATGTAGGAATGGTGTTGCCCTTGCTCAAGCGGCGTTAAGTGATACccttttatcaaaaaatatataaaattgagaattttgatttcattttcaTGTTATATTTGATGTCGACAATCtcttaactcaaaatagaaaagcTCTCAATTATTGAGTGTTCGATTGTTCATCCTCGCTCCATCATTGTtgtatatacaaaaaatattttttaaaagttcgaACAATACGGCCTCTTAACAGTAAGTTGAAAACTTAGCTTTGATATTTTCAAAGACACCAAAACTGAACAAAAGGTTCTTGTACCACAAGCAATACTCATAAGCATCTTCTAAGTAGCTAATAAACCAAAAGAGCACAAAAATTgtgataatattatataaaattcattCTTTTCTTCTGTTTCACTACTAGTTTATTACTACTACCCCTGCAATAGTTGGTCCCCCACCCCACAGTACTGTATCAATTGTTTGTATTTTGCAACTAATTTTTCAGATTGCTTGTGAAAGTTTCAAAGCAATGTGTGTTACAAGTTACAGGTACCTCCCCAAAACAAGAGCAGCTAAAATGGGACTAAAGATCATAACTTCTAACACAAATAAACAAACCCAAAAAATGACTACACACAATTCTTTAACCTCTCATGCAAATTCTTGTTGAAATTCATTGTCTTCAATTGGTGCTGGCATGTTTAGATCTATGAGCCTATTTGGTAAATTAGCTGAGCTTGTTGATGAACAGGAACCTGACATTGTTGATGAACTCACAACAACAATAAGATGTGATCTTTTATGACCACCTAATGCTTGACCTGACTGAAAAAACTTGCCGCAAAATGGACATTCATGCAATTTCTCATTCACATTACTAACAAGTTTTAGTTTCTTCTTCGATGATATTTTTCGCGGTTGCTCCTCTACTTCATGATCGTCGTCGTCGTagttgtttctgtttttgtgaATGGTTTTATGACTACCTAAAGCTTGGGAAGTTTTGAACACTTTGTAACAAATCCCACATTGGTGTTGTTTTGGGTTTGATTTTGAATCTCTTGATAGCATCAGTAAACACATAGCAATATCTGAATCATCCGAGTACAAATTCAGCGATCTGAAATCAGATATGTTTTCATTCACTTTGTTGATTCGCTCGTGATTTCTCTTACATCTTCTTCTCCGATTTTCTGTGTTTTTTTCCGACTCAGTATCACTTTCTCTATCTAAAAACTCAGGATCTATCATTCTATAGCTTTTCTTCCGATTTTCCCTCAACTCATAGTTAAAATCCTTCTCTTCCACCATCTTATCTTCATGATTTTCCGATGAACAGAGCGATAAAGTTGACTCACTCCGGCCGCCGGAATCTGGATTTAACGGCGGAGTTTTAGGTGGAAGTGGTAGAGGTATTAAATGAGACCTCATATGACCACCTAAAGCTTTTCCATTTAAGAGTTTTTTTGAACATAGCTTGCATTTATGCTTCTCCATAACTATAACAGAGCAGAACAAAGATTAGCAAATTTTAGGagaaaaagttgaagaagagaAGTAGAGTGGGAGTGGGA contains these protein-coding regions:
- the LOC101250916 gene encoding zinc finger protein ZAT1-like; the protein is MEKHKCKLCSKKLLNGKALGGHMRSHLIPLPLPPKTPPLNPDSGGRSESTLSLCSSENHEDKMVEEKDFNYELRENRKKSYRMIDPEFLDRESDTESEKNTENRRRRCKRNHERINKVNENISDFRSLNLYSDDSDIAMCLLMLSRDSKSNPKQHQCGICYKVFKTSQALGSHKTIHKNRNNYDDDDHEVEEQPRKISSKKKLKLVSNVNEKLHECPFCGKFFQSGQALGGHKRSHLIVVVSSSTMSGSCSSTSSANLPNRLIDLNMPAPIEDNEFQQEFA